One segment of Leptospira langatensis DNA contains the following:
- a CDS encoding glycosyltransferase family 87 protein: MRIDVKKRWPILLFILFLSLLYSNGISRIGQSSDFSDYYQASLNFRDQKDLYSLDVLSEVIQDFESGKIKMEQIFEPSVFLSLKARIENVGSYIYPPTFAFLLIPFSYLEFETASAIFFTLNFICLVCSLFLIGRLLGKERSFLFLSTTLLLSLRFVENHQNNNQVGFLLLFLILLSVASDKDWLSGLLLSLAIIIKITPAAFLFYFLYKKRYAVIAYTLAFALIWLALPALAFPEFTWKMNQTWYDLVLDKYMKSPALRAWKNNQSLSSTLSKYFLSYSDLLNQGRFGMPFVSLAVSQVKGIILILTLGISLPYLYRVYKGASEGFVLSGLFFFSVIFSGISWIHAFVFLLFPIGYALSQLWMDDQEDGFVWEKWKKRILTFKAASLFIGIAIFVLLMNRGTIGNIAEEALLMFSFLLYTSLIQYACIFYIDKARS, translated from the coding sequence ATGCGGATCGATGTAAAGAAGAGATGGCCTATCCTTCTATTTATTCTATTCTTAAGTCTGCTCTATTCCAACGGGATAAGTCGTATAGGACAATCCTCCGATTTCTCCGACTATTATCAGGCGTCTCTGAATTTTCGGGACCAGAAAGATCTGTATAGCTTGGATGTTCTTTCGGAGGTGATCCAAGATTTCGAAAGCGGAAAGATCAAGATGGAACAGATCTTTGAGCCTTCGGTATTCTTAAGTCTGAAAGCTAGAATAGAGAATGTAGGATCTTATATTTATCCTCCTACCTTTGCCTTTCTACTCATACCTTTTTCCTATTTGGAATTTGAAACTGCCTCTGCGATCTTCTTTACGCTTAATTTTATCTGTCTAGTTTGCAGCTTATTTTTGATCGGAAGACTGCTCGGAAAAGAGAGATCCTTCCTATTCCTTTCGACCACACTTCTTCTTTCTCTTCGTTTTGTGGAGAATCATCAGAACAATAATCAGGTCGGCTTCTTACTTCTCTTCTTGATCCTTCTTTCTGTGGCGTCCGATAAGGATTGGTTGTCCGGACTTCTTCTTTCTCTTGCGATCATTATTAAGATCACTCCTGCCGCCTTTCTATTCTATTTTCTGTATAAAAAAAGATACGCAGTGATCGCATATACCTTGGCCTTCGCTTTGATATGGTTAGCTCTTCCCGCTCTCGCATTTCCTGAGTTTACTTGGAAGATGAACCAAACCTGGTACGATTTGGTCTTGGACAAGTATATGAAGTCTCCTGCATTGCGAGCCTGGAAGAACAACCAAAGCTTAAGCTCTACTCTTTCCAAATACTTCCTATCTTATTCGGATCTTCTTAACCAAGGAAGGTTCGGAATGCCGTTTGTAAGTTTAGCAGTATCACAAGTAAAGGGAATCATACTCATACTAACTCTAGGTATCTCATTGCCCTATTTGTATAGAGTATACAAAGGAGCCTCGGAAGGATTCGTGCTCTCCGGTCTCTTCTTCTTTTCAGTGATCTTTAGCGGGATCTCCTGGATACATGCGTTCGTGTTTCTACTATTCCCGATCGGCTATGCTCTTTCCCAACTCTGGATGGATGATCAAGAGGACGGTTTCGTTTGGGAGAAATGGAAGAAGAGAATTTTGACTTTCAAAGCGGCGAGCCTGTTTATCGGAATTGCCATCTTCGTTCTACTTATGAACCGAGGGACTATCGGCAATATCGCCGAGGAAGCCCTTTTGATGTTCTCTTTTTTACTTTATACTTCTTTAATACAATACGCTTGTATCTTTTATATCGATAAGGCGAGATCCTAG
- a CDS encoding LIC20162 family protein has protein sequence MQTHSKRKSSAWWDWETSKPSIRRTNSGSSKLQNNYIPPAIAVLLYLVFIWYLYPVKDLVSLWIFKFVELLQITKVLKLSLLTDKRLYDYTALVIILYIGFAFFLDLFRFLSKNLLQKLSWDGEAVVFSRWGLLGKITVRWNPNQTGLQILHKGGWVRKILGLEKILFRVNVTGTEESTLAESPFFSSTRNNAFLSSIFKNS, from the coding sequence ATGCAAACTCATTCAAAGCGAAAATCTTCCGCCTGGTGGGATTGGGAGACTTCTAAACCGAGCATACGAAGAACCAATTCAGGATCTTCTAAATTACAGAATAATTATATTCCTCCAGCTATTGCAGTTCTATTGTATCTCGTTTTTATCTGGTACTTGTACCCCGTAAAAGATCTGGTATCCCTTTGGATCTTCAAATTTGTCGAGCTATTGCAGATCACAAAGGTACTGAAACTTTCCCTTTTAACGGATAAGAGACTCTACGACTATACCGCTCTTGTTATCATTCTGTACATAGGATTCGCATTCTTCTTGGATCTTTTCCGCTTCTTGAGTAAGAACCTCCTACAAAAACTAAGCTGGGATGGCGAAGCAGTCGTTTTTTCCAGATGGGGACTGTTAGGCAAGATCACTGTTCGTTGGAACCCGAACCAGACTGGTCTACAGATCTTGCATAAGGGAGGCTGGGTCCGTAAAATCCTAGGATTAGAAAAGATCCTCTTCAGAGTGAATGTGACCGGTACGGAAGAATCTACTTTGGCCGAGTCCCCTTTCTTCTCTTCTACCCGGAACAACGCATTCCTTTCCTCTATCTTTAAGAATTCGTAA
- a CDS encoding S16 family serine protease: MLRKVLPSQTEIRFKAAKPIRLNGLPDFLVFHKEEVRTFRQALENPKLFRHILITGPEIESNLLRFGQYLEEIVKDQPVVAEPNPTLLSLAGFPLKDMYRAGRIAEANGGLLLLPIKPFVEDPDMYYFLKGVLLTGKIDFLSLPEDSDSAINRFHPSIDSVFRLILVGEEAEVDSISEIDADFYGSFDFKIHMPYEISLDRSSLPIFSGLVKSWEKPGYPPLDQAALDSLLELALRWNDSQNRLSLHLSELRSFVREILALNNKGKRAVGRSEIEAGPSLIQKRTAIHKRKYVENIKEGLISVQLKGKKTGRINGLSVILLQSSLLDFGQVNQVSARVSLGSGNLINIEREVNLSGNLHDKGVFILQSYIKGMFSHIQSFGLDASILFEQNSSPIDGDSASCAELLALLSALSGLEIPCNIAVTGALSQYGDILPVGSVSTKIQAWYDVTRLAGSAQEKYRIFIPKDNVRDLNLPREIRDLMKKGKFQILSCSHVEDLIPEIFGIQAGKMSKSGKYPSGSLFRIIEERIDKKRDEEEN, from the coding sequence GTGCTACGTAAAGTCCTCCCTTCCCAAACAGAAATACGATTTAAGGCGGCAAAACCGATCCGATTGAACGGTCTTCCTGATTTTTTGGTATTTCATAAGGAAGAGGTGCGCACATTCCGCCAGGCTTTGGAGAATCCGAAATTATTTCGGCATATTCTGATCACAGGCCCTGAGATAGAATCAAATCTTCTTCGCTTCGGACAATATCTCGAAGAGATCGTCAAGGACCAACCTGTCGTTGCGGAACCGAACCCCACCTTACTTTCTCTTGCCGGATTCCCTCTCAAAGACATGTATAGAGCGGGAAGGATTGCGGAAGCGAACGGAGGACTTTTACTTCTTCCGATCAAACCGTTTGTAGAAGATCCCGATATGTATTATTTCCTGAAGGGAGTCCTTCTCACAGGAAAGATAGATTTCCTTTCTCTTCCGGAAGATTCGGATTCCGCGATCAATCGTTTTCATCCAAGCATAGATTCCGTATTTCGACTGATCCTAGTAGGAGAAGAAGCGGAAGTGGATTCCATTTCCGAGATAGATGCCGACTTTTATGGAAGTTTCGATTTCAAGATCCACATGCCGTACGAGATCAGTCTAGACAGATCTTCTCTGCCGATCTTTTCAGGACTCGTAAAATCCTGGGAGAAGCCGGGCTATCCTCCTTTGGACCAGGCCGCTTTGGATTCTCTCTTGGAATTGGCCCTGAGATGGAACGATAGCCAAAACAGATTGTCCCTACATTTGTCGGAGCTTCGGTCTTTCGTGAGAGAAATATTAGCTTTAAATAATAAAGGAAAGAGGGCAGTAGGAAGATCCGAAATAGAGGCGGGTCCTTCTCTCATCCAAAAAAGAACAGCCATCCACAAGAGAAAGTATGTGGAGAATATCAAAGAAGGATTAATATCCGTCCAACTCAAAGGAAAGAAGACCGGTCGGATCAACGGACTTTCGGTCATTCTTCTGCAATCTTCTTTATTGGATTTCGGTCAGGTAAACCAAGTCTCGGCCCGAGTATCCTTAGGCTCCGGGAATCTGATCAATATAGAAAGGGAAGTGAATCTCTCGGGGAATTTACACGATAAGGGAGTCTTTATCCTCCAATCCTATATCAAAGGAATGTTCTCCCATATCCAATCCTTCGGCTTGGACGCCTCTATCTTATTCGAGCAAAACAGTTCTCCGATTGACGGAGATTCCGCAAGTTGCGCGGAACTCTTAGCCTTGCTTTCTGCTCTTTCCGGTTTGGAGATCCCTTGTAATATCGCGGTGACCGGAGCGCTTTCCCAGTACGGGGACATTCTTCCGGTGGGATCTGTGAGTACAAAGATCCAAGCCTGGTACGACGTCACTCGGCTTGCAGGTTCCGCTCAGGAAAAGTACCGCATCTTTATTCCCAAAGACAATGTGAGGGATCTGAACCTTCCCCGCGAAATCAGGGATCTCATGAAGAAGGGTAAGTTTCAGATCCTCTCCTGTTCCCATGTAGAAGATCTGATCCCTGAGATTTTCGGGATCCAAGCGGGCAAGATGTCTAAATCCGGCAAATATCCTAGCGGAAGTCTTTTCCGGATCATAGAGGAAAGGATCGATAAAAAGAGGGACGAGGAGGAGAATTAA
- a CDS encoding MBOAT family O-acyltransferase, which produces MLFNSAHFIVFLPIVLILAKILKGTYQRVFLLLASLYFYNAWHPATIHCDAPRTATWYESWIDYSFCNFNINLYIIILIASMIVDYVAGRLMSKEGVTEGFRKLCLVASLVTNLGILAYFKYTNFILDVFADIFTLGTLKVEHWKIILPVGISFYTFQSMSYSIDVYRRNLEARKSFLDFSLYVSFFPQLVAGPIVRAHTFFRDLDDPPTVTTKDVEIAFAQILMGFTRKIVFADNLAKVVDYTFTYYKILNPVEIWVGALAFGWQIYFDFAGYTDIAIGVARLFGYKFDPNFNFPMVARNIADHWSRWHISFSTWIRDYIYIPLGGSRVTVLKGYRNLFITWLFAGVWHGAAYHFVSWGLWQGVMLGIHREYSKTKAAAWLNEKGGMPYNIAARVFTMFCLAFGFIMFRAKTMQDAWAMMKSLVFYVPNGISSVKTFANYDYGLLLVLCFALSYYFSKNTIESMVENGRKFALFFVVNVFLIFFFGVTESTNFLYFDF; this is translated from the coding sequence ATGCTGTTTAATTCAGCCCATTTTATAGTGTTTTTGCCGATCGTTCTGATCTTAGCAAAAATCTTAAAGGGAACGTATCAAAGAGTCTTTCTTCTACTCGCGAGTCTTTATTTTTATAATGCCTGGCATCCTGCCACCATTCATTGTGACGCTCCCAGAACTGCTACTTGGTACGAGTCCTGGATAGATTATTCTTTCTGTAATTTTAATATTAACTTATATATCATCATCCTGATAGCTTCCATGATCGTGGATTACGTTGCAGGAAGGTTGATGAGTAAAGAAGGAGTCACGGAAGGCTTCCGTAAGCTCTGCTTAGTTGCTTCTCTCGTAACGAACCTCGGGATCCTAGCCTATTTCAAATATACGAACTTCATCCTGGATGTTTTCGCTGATATTTTCACTTTAGGAACTCTTAAAGTGGAGCATTGGAAGATCATTCTTCCTGTGGGAATTTCCTTTTATACCTTCCAGTCCATGAGTTATTCGATAGATGTGTATCGTAGGAACTTGGAGGCGAGAAAATCTTTCTTAGATTTCTCATTATACGTATCCTTCTTCCCACAACTAGTAGCGGGACCGATCGTACGAGCCCATACTTTCTTCCGCGATCTGGACGATCCTCCGACTGTTACTACCAAGGACGTAGAGATCGCTTTCGCTCAGATCCTAATGGGTTTCACAAGAAAGATCGTTTTCGCGGACAACTTGGCCAAGGTAGTCGACTATACTTTTACTTATTATAAAATTCTAAACCCCGTCGAGATCTGGGTCGGGGCTCTTGCATTCGGCTGGCAGATCTATTTCGATTTCGCAGGTTATACCGATATAGCGATCGGGGTCGCGAGATTGTTCGGATACAAATTCGATCCGAACTTCAATTTTCCGATGGTTGCGCGAAATATCGCAGACCATTGGTCTCGTTGGCATATCTCCTTCTCCACTTGGATCCGGGATTATATCTATATTCCTTTGGGAGGTTCCCGAGTCACCGTGTTGAAAGGATATAGAAACCTTTTCATCACTTGGTTGTTTGCGGGAGTATGGCACGGAGCCGCGTACCATTTCGTGAGTTGGGGACTCTGGCAAGGGGTCATGCTTGGGATCCATAGGGAATATTCTAAGACAAAAGCTGCCGCTTGGTTGAACGAGAAAGGCGGAATGCCTTACAATATAGCCGCAAGAGTGTTTACCATGTTCTGTTTGGCTTTCGGATTCATCATGTTCCGAGCAAAGACGATGCAGGACGCCTGGGCCATGATGAAGTCCCTCGTCTTTTACGTTCCAAACGGGATCTCTTCCGTTAAGACATTCGCAAATTACGATTACGGATTATTATTGGTGCTCTGCTTTGCACTCTCCTACTATTTCTCCAAGAACACCATAGAGTCCATGGTCGAAAATGGAAGAAAGTTCGCCCTATTCTTCGTAGTTAATGTTTTCTTGATCTTCTTCTTCGGCGTTACGGAAAGTACGAACTTCCTGTATTTTGATTTCTGA
- the queA gene encoding tRNA preQ1(34) S-adenosylmethionine ribosyltransferase-isomerase QueA, with the protein MKFKDLSEFDFELPDEQIAKFPASKRDKSRLLVLGRTKDFLTEEPEFTGILKYLKEGDVLVANHTRVSKRRVFLVTSSGRRHESLFLSELEPGIWKTLLRNSKKLRTGDRIFDEESRSFVFSVVGKQEEFTLLKAESQFDEMSFEKIGRIPIPPYFKRESSFEDDIRYQTVYSKNLGSVAAPTAGLHFTPELIGELQKKGVQFLDLELKVGYGTFQPLTEEHFSQKQLHEEFFLLPERTAQALNQAKKEKRRIISVGTTTLRALEASYQEKKEFKAGEGTTKLFLQPGDPILSCEGLITNFHLPESSLLLLVSAFSEKKRLMDAYRYAVQKGFRFFSYGDSMLILDP; encoded by the coding sequence ATGAAATTCAAGGATCTTTCCGAATTCGATTTCGAATTGCCGGACGAGCAGATCGCAAAATTCCCCGCATCCAAACGGGACAAGAGTAGACTGCTTGTTCTCGGAAGGACCAAGGACTTTCTAACAGAAGAACCGGAGTTCACAGGCATCTTAAAATATTTAAAAGAGGGAGACGTACTAGTTGCGAACCATACTAGAGTTTCCAAACGTAGGGTCTTCTTAGTTACAAGCTCGGGAAGAAGACATGAGTCGCTCTTCTTATCCGAACTAGAACCTGGGATCTGGAAAACACTTCTTAGAAATTCCAAAAAACTAAGAACAGGGGATCGGATCTTCGATGAAGAGAGTAGAAGTTTCGTTTTTTCGGTAGTTGGGAAACAAGAAGAGTTCACGCTTCTAAAAGCAGAGTCGCAATTTGACGAAATGTCTTTCGAGAAGATCGGAAGGATCCCTATTCCCCCTTATTTCAAAAGAGAAAGTTCTTTCGAGGATGATATTCGTTATCAAACCGTTTATTCTAAAAACCTAGGATCCGTAGCGGCTCCCACTGCGGGTTTGCATTTTACTCCGGAGCTTATCGGAGAACTCCAAAAGAAAGGAGTGCAATTCTTGGATCTGGAATTGAAAGTAGGGTATGGGACCTTCCAACCCTTGACAGAAGAACATTTTTCCCAGAAACAATTGCACGAAGAGTTCTTTCTTCTCCCGGAAAGAACTGCACAAGCCTTAAACCAAGCCAAGAAAGAAAAGAGAAGGATCATCTCCGTAGGAACTACAACGTTAAGAGCCTTAGAAGCATCCTACCAAGAAAAGAAAGAATTCAAAGCGGGAGAAGGTACTACCAAATTATTCTTACAACCGGGAGATCCCATCTTGAGTTGCGAAGGTTTGATCACGAATTTCCATTTACCGGAGAGTAGTCTTCTTCTCTTAGTAAGCGCCTTTTCCGAAAAGAAGAGGCTCATGGACGCATACAGATATGCGGTACAAAAAGGATTTCGTTTCTTTTCGTACGGAGATTCCATGCTGATCCTAGATCCGTAA
- a CDS encoding glycosyltransferase family 4 protein, with protein MNTEVLKYKPRVAVDARPLAYGITGNSRYLAEVLQRLIRPDSPLEYYLYSNKPIHPVFQDLIRQTPVFVPSRLPGFIWLNWTVPSVVRKHRIDLFWGTIQLLPIIGLKVPTAVNYHDLNFKSAPETMTTANYWQHRFLSPLTLRKADTVFCLSQNTKNDIEHFFPKIGPKLKVIYPGAQGFSSIAPPSKSLPAKFLFSVGTLEPRKNLSTLVDAYLSLKKEEPNFPLPLVLAGRLGWKSEGLTLLLKEGSLEKDGIYFVENPNDSQLGWLYQNCSYFVFPSLHEGFGLPLLEAIKMGKPCIVSDIPVFHEVLDVLTDSFVPPKDMEAWKNALSLAGKKGIYGRKPSSNSWSWDTTAKQVEESLVDLWKNRKKK; from the coding sequence CTGAATACGGAAGTATTGAAGTATAAGCCTCGCGTCGCGGTAGACGCAAGGCCTCTTGCTTACGGGATCACGGGAAATTCCAGATATCTGGCCGAAGTCTTGCAGAGATTGATCCGTCCGGATTCTCCTTTAGAATATTATTTATATTCGAATAAACCCATCCATCCAGTATTTCAGGATCTGATCCGACAAACCCCGGTCTTCGTGCCGAGCAGGCTGCCCGGATTTATTTGGCTGAACTGGACCGTCCCTTCCGTAGTACGAAAACATAGGATCGATCTGTTTTGGGGAACGATCCAGCTATTACCTATAATAGGTTTAAAAGTCCCGACTGCCGTAAATTATCACGACCTGAACTTTAAATCGGCGCCGGAGACAATGACCACTGCGAATTACTGGCAGCATAGATTTCTTTCTCCTCTTACATTAAGAAAAGCAGATACAGTCTTTTGTCTTTCCCAAAATACAAAGAACGATATAGAACATTTTTTCCCAAAGATAGGGCCTAAGTTAAAAGTGATCTATCCTGGAGCGCAAGGTTTCTCTTCCATTGCTCCTCCTTCCAAATCTTTGCCGGCAAAATTCCTATTCTCCGTGGGAACTTTGGAACCTCGGAAGAATCTTTCTACTTTGGTGGATGCTTATCTTTCCTTAAAAAAGGAAGAACCGAATTTTCCTCTGCCCTTGGTTTTGGCGGGAAGACTAGGCTGGAAATCGGAAGGGCTTACCCTTCTTCTCAAAGAAGGCTCTTTGGAAAAAGACGGAATCTATTTCGTAGAAAATCCGAACGATTCCCAGTTAGGATGGTTGTATCAGAATTGTTCCTACTTCGTTTTCCCTTCTCTCCATGAAGGCTTCGGTCTTCCTCTCTTGGAGGCGATCAAGATGGGTAAGCCTTGTATCGTTTCCGATATTCCCGTATTCCATGAGGTTCTGGACGTTCTCACGGATTCCTTTGTTCCTCCCAAGGATATGGAGGCATGGAAAAATGCGCTTTCGCTTGCCGGTAAGAAGGGAATTTATGGGAGAAAGCCCAGCTCCAACTCCTGGTCCTGGGACACGACCGCAAAACAGGTCGAGGAATCCCTGGTAGATCTCTGGAAGAATAGAAAGAAAAAATAG
- a CDS encoding peptidase M30, whose amino-acid sequence MKVSLREKNSVLLSRLRTIVYVPFVWLLLLLNCVASGSFGSSQDDSNPSLSDILSFSRTGPSCSGNGNFWVRNLITNSSSCTHFTKMSSGQFTDVYGSSGLETALDYGNVSQEFDTKIYPRLGDAFGYSEDIDGDGKVAILVTDIQDGAQPGGSFVAGFFDPVDFYPDNSAYPVRSNFSNILYMDGVQLVDLRNTDMLQGKPDTFLATVAHEYQHLIRFQYESRILASGGGRDETWINEGTSEVAADIAGYSPQMSRINCYRGRTSGSCARGVNGSAIFGTENFSSLVDYAFAYSFMKYLYMISGTSTTSRNSYFRNGVQGPKGNRASDSIGLFHLFRLTSEAYTTAPSDVKSILGNTDTSVFQKIYPSFVWLSLGDAVPDYAQSGTNQASANTYLQNMTRIIQYFPFPAAGTDGDFLRKLYDPQRLPEITPLSQLGPGQIQFVKADRSNANAIYSLVLLKKTWDTNLYSLQISTETKRSGDVSVSLGIAEGDEEGQEAIHLPDAKEPLPVCPHQFFKLARSRTKEKIYRAF is encoded by the coding sequence ATGAAAGTTTCTCTTCGAGAAAAGAATTCTGTTTTACTATCCCGACTTCGGACCATCGTTTATGTTCCGTTTGTCTGGCTTCTTCTTCTCTTGAACTGCGTTGCTTCAGGTTCTTTCGGATCTTCTCAAGACGATTCTAATCCGTCGCTCAGCGATATTCTTTCCTTTAGCAGAACGGGTCCCTCCTGTTCCGGCAATGGGAACTTTTGGGTCCGTAATCTAATCACAAACTCTTCTTCCTGTACTCATTTTACTAAAATGTCCTCAGGCCAATTCACGGATGTATACGGTTCTTCCGGCTTAGAAACCGCTTTAGATTATGGGAATGTCTCACAAGAATTCGATACCAAGATCTATCCTCGATTAGGGGACGCTTTCGGTTATTCGGAGGATATAGATGGGGACGGGAAAGTAGCCATCCTAGTCACGGATATACAAGACGGAGCCCAGCCAGGCGGTTCCTTCGTAGCGGGTTTTTTCGATCCTGTGGATTTTTATCCGGACAATTCAGCGTACCCTGTAAGATCAAATTTTTCTAATATACTCTATATGGACGGAGTTCAATTGGTAGACCTCCGGAATACGGATATGCTCCAAGGTAAGCCGGATACCTTTCTTGCCACTGTGGCCCATGAATACCAGCATTTGATCCGATTCCAGTATGAGTCCAGGATCCTAGCCTCCGGCGGAGGTAGGGATGAGACCTGGATCAACGAAGGAACAAGCGAAGTAGCGGCAGATATCGCCGGATATTCTCCTCAGATGAGCAGGATCAATTGTTATCGAGGGAGGACATCCGGTTCCTGTGCAAGAGGAGTGAACGGCTCGGCTATCTTTGGAACGGAGAATTTCAGTAGCCTAGTCGATTATGCATTCGCCTACTCCTTTATGAAATATTTATATATGATCTCCGGCACGAGTACTACCAGCCGAAACTCGTATTTTAGGAATGGAGTCCAGGGCCCGAAAGGAAATCGAGCTTCCGATTCTATCGGCCTATTCCATCTATTCCGTCTCACTTCTGAGGCGTATACAACCGCTCCTTCCGACGTGAAATCTATATTAGGAAATACGGATACTTCCGTTTTTCAAAAGATCTATCCTAGCTTCGTTTGGTTGTCCTTGGGAGATGCTGTGCCGGATTATGCGCAGAGCGGAACGAACCAGGCAAGTGCGAACACATATTTGCAAAACATGACTCGCATCATTCAGTATTTTCCTTTTCCTGCGGCGGGAACGGATGGGGATTTTTTGCGTAAACTATACGATCCTCAGAGACTTCCTGAAATTACTCCATTGAGCCAATTGGGTCCCGGACAGATCCAATTCGTAAAGGCAGATCGCTCCAACGCAAATGCGATCTATAGCTTGGTCTTACTGAAAAAAACCTGGGATACGAATCTATATTCTTTACAGATCAGTACGGAAACAAAGAGATCGGGAGATGTTTCCGTTTCCTTAGGAATTGCGGAAGGAGATGAGGAAGGACAAGAAGCGATCCATCTTCCGGATGCGAAAGAGCCACTCCCAGTCTGTCCTCATCAGTTCTTTAAATTGGCGAGAAGCCGCACGAAAGAAAAGATCTATCGTGCATTTTGA
- a CDS encoding leucine-rich repeat domain-containing protein: MSTPISSLELSQESEESNDFLVFLSWNSIRLDRMKKVFSLLLFFTLCAPTEYLVQIRNPSGHIIGEYYKDTRWLGLKETPNWKDLSSFSRLEVLEFNAGDLNSLQDIPELPRLRYIQLDSAEIKDLSPLRRFPKLDSLILNRTETNDKIMLTYPNWNQLTRLELAYTNVSNLNFLGPGCSLRHLHLKDTKVSDLGPLANCTKLTELYLRGTKVKDLSPLYGITGLIHLQTAGSEVSNEEIRKIRTVLPYLKIMPGLRKILDSETGAD, translated from the coding sequence ATGTCAACCCCGATTAGTTCCTTAGAACTCTCGCAAGAATCAGAGGAGTCGAATGATTTTCTAGTTTTCCTTTCTTGGAATTCCATTAGATTGGATCGTATGAAGAAAGTATTTTCTCTTCTTCTGTTTTTTACTCTTTGTGCTCCTACGGAGTACCTGGTACAGATACGAAATCCTTCCGGACATATCATCGGCGAATATTACAAAGATACTCGTTGGTTGGGCTTAAAAGAAACTCCCAATTGGAAAGACCTCTCCTCTTTTTCTAGACTGGAAGTCCTGGAATTCAATGCGGGAGACCTAAACTCTCTTCAGGATATTCCTGAGCTCCCTAGATTAAGATACATTCAACTCGACAGCGCAGAGATCAAAGATCTGAGCCCTCTGCGAAGGTTCCCTAAATTGGACAGCCTGATCTTGAATCGCACAGAGACAAACGATAAGATCATGCTTACCTATCCGAATTGGAATCAGTTGACTCGATTGGAACTCGCTTATACGAACGTCTCTAACTTGAATTTTCTTGGTCCTGGTTGCAGCCTGCGTCATCTTCATTTGAAAGATACTAAGGTAAGCGATCTAGGTCCGCTTGCTAACTGTACCAAGTTGACAGAACTGTATCTGAGAGGAACGAAAGTAAAGGATCTGAGCCCTCTTTATGGGATCACAGGTTTGATCCATTTGCAGACTGCAGGAAGCGAAGTCTCAAACGAAGAGATCCGTAAGATCCGGACAGTTCTTCCCTATTTAAAGATCATGCCCGGATTGCGTAAGATCCTTGATTCGGAAACCGGTGCGGACTGA
- a CDS encoding YbaB/EbfC family nucleoid-associated protein: MFGKSLDNLKQMNQMRVRMKRLEKELEALSFEGKSKNELVTCITDGKQVVQDIRIEDELLAKNDKKLLQKSIKQAVNQSMEAAQKVAEERMGEFKGLLAGMP; this comes from the coding sequence ATGTTCGGCAAAAGTCTTGATAATCTAAAACAAATGAACCAAATGCGAGTGAGAATGAAGCGTTTGGAGAAGGAGCTAGAGGCTCTTTCCTTCGAGGGAAAATCCAAAAACGAACTGGTTACCTGTATCACGGATGGAAAACAAGTAGTGCAAGACATTCGTATCGAAGACGAATTATTAGCGAAGAACGATAAGAAACTTCTTCAGAAAAGCATTAAGCAGGCTGTGAACCAATCCATGGAAGCGGCCCAAAAAGTTGCCGAAGAAAGAATGGGAGAATTCAAAGGCTTACTCGCAGGAATGCCTTGA